Below is a genomic region from Candidatus Anaeroferrophillus wilburensis.
AACAATAAAGCGATATCTGAACGTCCCGGTTATCATGATGTCCAGCGCTGGTGACGAACAGGAGCCGCCGTTTCAAGCCATGGTTGACAGCTTCTATTACCAGCAGAAAATCAATGGTCTGATGGCCGGAGCCGCAGATGTTATCTATAAGCCGCATAGCGCTGATCTGGAATCGAATCCAGATATGTTCCCCTTCGATGAATTGGTTCACAAAATCCGGATGCTGACTCAAAGAAGACTGCTGCAGCAGGAACTGAAGAAGAGCAATCGGCAGCTGCGTCAGAAAAACCGTGAGCTGGCCATGCTCAACAATAATTATATTAATGTCCTCAGTTTTGTATCCCATGAACTGAGAAACTCCCTGGTGGTTGTCGGTGGTTTTCTGCGACGCCTTTCCCGGAGTATTATTGGTGATGCGGAACAGAGAGACCTTGACACCATTATTTCCAACTGTGAATTCATGGAAGATATGATCGATCGCTATCTCATCCTGTCGCGGATAGAGATGGGCCGCCTGCGGCTGAATATCACTGATATCGATGATTTCTATCAGATGATTATTGCCCCGGTTTTTAAACGACTTGGCCGGCAGAACCTGGAGAAAAGGATCTCCTACGATGGTCAGCTTGAACTGGCTGCGGTCTCTTTCCAT
It encodes:
- a CDS encoding hybrid sensor histidine kinase/response regulator; translation: MISSEKAARKLHVVLIEDSHTTAAAIVNKLVDVHGCRVSHFVNGKDFFSGFNLNVLPDIFLVDSILKDQQGRLLASGVDIVSRIKTIKRYLNVPVIMMSSAGDEQEPPFQAMVDSFYYQQKINGLMAGAADVIYKPHSADLESNPDMFPFDELVHKIRMLTQRRLLQQELKKSNRQLRQKNRELAMLNNNYINVLSFVSHELRNSLVVVGGFLRRLSRSIIGDAEQRDLDTIISNCEFMEDMIDRYLILSRIEMGRLRLNITDIDDFYQMIIAPVFKRLGRQNLEKRISYDGQLELAAVSFHADRYLLQVVFSNLFNNALKYGIPEGKISYGVTAYDDGLQFHVWNEGTGIADDKINKVFQKFQRLKDQNIPEQKGIGLGLYNVKEIVELHGGKIWVESEYGQWADFIFRLPRVVSESH